Part of the Dasania marina DSM 21967 genome, AGAGCTCACCGAGCACTTTGCCATGTCACCGGCGTCATCAGTGAGTGGATTTTATTTCTCCCACCCCGAGTCCGATTATTTTGCCACCGGTAAAATCAGTAAAGACCAAGTCGAGTCTTTGGCCGAGCGCAAGTCTATGACCTTAACGGAATTAGAGCGCTGGTTAATGCCGGTACTGGATTACGACCCCGTATAACAACACTGAGTAATAAGCATGTCTGAACAAAGTGATAATAACGATGACGAAAAAAAGCCCAGTATTACCCAGGTAATGGCCAGTGTGATGTCTGCTTTTTTTGGTGTGCAAAGCAGTAAAAATAAAGAGCGGGATTTTAAACACGGCAATCACAGGGTGTTTATTATCATGGGGCTGGTGACTACTGCCCTATTTATCGGCGGCATAGCACTGTTAGTGCAGTTTGTTCTACATATAACAAAGGCGGGTTAACCCGCCTTTTGTCGCTTGCAATTTTAGTCAATTAAGACAATGAGTAAATAGCTATTGGCCGCTCAACCAAAACACAACGGTAAATACGACTAGCGCCACC contains:
- a CDS encoding DUF2970 domain-containing protein, which codes for MSEQSDNNDDEKKPSITQVMASVMSAFFGVQSSKNKERDFKHGNHRVFIIMGLVTTALFIGGIALLVQFVLHITKAG